The Pseudomonas sp. G2-4 genome window below encodes:
- a CDS encoding TauD/TfdA family dioxygenase, with amino-acid sequence MSLQTDASPVMPADGMADSLVWPGQGAGESVRLSLLADGLSLPVVIEPIEPGLDPSLWAGTHREAIEALLCRHGAVLFRGFDLGSVAAFEAFAEALSPGLHGSYGDLPKKEGGRNVYRSTPYPEREMILYHNESSHLESWPRKQWFYCEQPSRVGGATPLADIRQVLQCLPPEVVAQFEQKGLMYSRTFTTGVEPSWASFFGTSDRATVEQRCREQGTDFEWLDGETLQVRTLCPAVIQHPTTGERAFFNQVQLHHPFCLGEEMREDLLDMFGADRLPRMVSYGDGTPIEDSVMALLGEAYEACAVRFAWRKGDVVMLDNMLAAHARDPYEEPRLIVVAMGEMTARDDVWQPA; translated from the coding sequence ATGAGTCTTCAAACTGACGCTTCGCCCGTCATGCCCGCTGATGGGATGGCGGATTCGCTGGTCTGGCCTGGTCAGGGAGCCGGCGAATCGGTACGGCTGTCGTTGCTCGCCGACGGTTTGAGTTTGCCGGTGGTGATCGAGCCCATTGAACCGGGACTGGACCCTTCGCTGTGGGCCGGTACCCATCGCGAGGCGATCGAGGCCTTGCTTTGTCGCCACGGCGCGGTGCTGTTTCGCGGGTTCGACCTCGGCTCGGTGGCGGCCTTCGAGGCGTTCGCCGAAGCCTTGTCGCCCGGGCTGCATGGCAGTTACGGCGACTTGCCGAAGAAGGAGGGTGGCCGCAACGTCTACCGCTCCACGCCTTATCCCGAGCGCGAGATGATCCTGTATCACAACGAGAGCTCGCACCTGGAAAGCTGGCCGCGCAAGCAATGGTTTTATTGCGAACAGCCGTCACGGGTTGGCGGCGCGACGCCGCTGGCGGACATCCGTCAGGTGCTGCAGTGCCTGCCTCCAGAGGTAGTGGCTCAATTTGAACAGAAAGGCCTGATGTACAGCCGCACGTTCACCACCGGTGTAGAGCCGAGCTGGGCGTCGTTCTTCGGCACCAGCGACCGCGCGACGGTCGAACAGCGTTGCCGGGAACAGGGCACCGATTTCGAATGGCTCGACGGCGAAACCCTGCAAGTACGCACCCTTTGCCCCGCGGTTATCCAGCACCCGACGACAGGGGAACGGGCGTTTTTCAACCAGGTCCAGCTGCACCATCCGTTTTGTCTCGGCGAGGAAATGCGAGAAGACCTGCTCGATATGTTCGGCGCCGATCGTCTGCCGCGCATGGTCAGTTATGGCGATGGAACGCCCATAGAAGACAGCGTCATGGCGTTGCTCGGCGAGGCCTATGAGGCCTGTGCGGTCAGGTTCGCCTGGCGCAAGGGCGATGTGGTGATGCTCGACAACATGTTGGCTGCCCACGCTCGCGATCCTTACGAGGAACCGCGCCTGATTGTCGTCGCCATGGGCGAGATGACCGCCAGGGATGACGTATGGCAGCCGGCATGA
- a CDS encoding cyclic peptide export ABC transporter, producing MKEKKAKKPKPGSVMRLLWRNHPWLTLFTLICGVISGVASIAVVSVINDAIHNDGSRIHALYWFIGLSATALILRNGAALFPAYASMRIMTRLRIALCRKILATPLEEVDRRGPPNVLTMLTNDIPQLNTTLIIMPTILVETTVFLFGIAYLAYLSWVVLALTVSLMILGVGLYLFFFSCGVRNTSRVRDEYTAFNEYTHALVFGLKELKLNGVRRRWFGRSAIEASSTRVARYNFVERLWYTAADNVGQFTLSLLIGCLLFAAPLVGAVDPKIMTASVLAVLYIMGPLSLLVGAMPLLAAGRVACTRLSEFGFSINDPHPEPIETDAPKVHLLEHKKSWKSIELKAAQMHYQELNAETGFALGPIDLEVQSGELIYIVGGNGCGKSTLAKLICGLYIPQGGEVLLDGKPITDESRSDYRDLFSAVFSDFHLFNRLIGPDEEDGNPTLARKYLETLGLADKIKIEGLGYSTMKALSYGQQKRLALVCAYMEDRSVYVLDEWAADQDPPFKKFFYEELLPDLKRRGKTVLIITHDDQYFQLADRIIKLADGQIVSDINCALRDKRA from the coding sequence ATGAAAGAGAAGAAAGCGAAGAAGCCCAAGCCAGGCTCGGTCATGCGCCTGCTGTGGCGCAACCATCCCTGGCTGACGCTCTTTACCTTGATCTGCGGTGTGATCAGTGGGGTCGCGTCTATCGCGGTGGTGAGCGTGATCAACGACGCTATCCACAATGACGGCTCGCGAATCCATGCCTTGTACTGGTTTATCGGCCTCAGTGCCACGGCGCTGATCCTGCGCAACGGTGCGGCGCTATTCCCGGCCTATGCCAGCATGCGCATCATGACGCGGTTGCGTATCGCCCTGTGCCGCAAGATTCTCGCCACGCCCTTGGAAGAAGTTGACCGGCGCGGCCCACCCAATGTGCTGACGATGCTGACCAACGACATTCCGCAGCTCAATACCACGCTGATCATCATGCCGACGATTCTGGTGGAGACGACGGTCTTTCTGTTTGGCATTGCCTACCTGGCTTACCTTTCATGGGTCGTCCTGGCCTTGACGGTTTCGCTGATGATCCTGGGGGTTGGGCTTTATCTGTTCTTCTTTTCCTGTGGCGTGCGGAACACCTCCCGGGTACGGGATGAGTACACCGCCTTCAACGAATACACCCACGCCCTGGTGTTCGGCCTGAAGGAACTCAAGCTCAATGGGGTGCGGCGCCGTTGGTTCGGCCGTTCGGCCATCGAGGCATCTTCCACCCGCGTGGCGCGTTACAACTTCGTTGAGCGCCTGTGGTACACCGCGGCCGACAACGTCGGGCAGTTCACCCTGTCATTGTTGATCGGTTGCCTGTTGTTCGCCGCGCCCCTGGTCGGTGCGGTCGACCCGAAAATCATGACCGCCAGTGTGTTGGCCGTGCTGTACATCATGGGACCGCTTTCGTTGCTGGTGGGCGCGATGCCGTTGCTGGCGGCGGGCCGTGTGGCGTGTACCCGTCTTTCTGAATTCGGTTTCTCGATCAACGATCCGCACCCGGAGCCCATCGAGACCGACGCGCCCAAGGTGCATCTGCTGGAGCACAAGAAATCCTGGAAAAGCATCGAATTGAAGGCGGCCCAGATGCATTACCAGGAGTTGAACGCAGAGACCGGTTTCGCCCTGGGGCCCATCGACCTGGAGGTGCAGTCCGGTGAGTTGATCTACATCGTCGGTGGCAACGGTTGCGGCAAAAGTACCTTGGCCAAGCTCATCTGCGGGCTCTACATTCCGCAGGGGGGGGAGGTGCTGCTCGACGGCAAGCCCATCACGGATGAAAGTCGCAGTGACTATCGCGATCTGTTTTCCGCGGTGTTTTCCGATTTTCATCTGTTCAACCGCCTCATCGGCCCCGACGAAGAGGACGGCAACCCCACGCTTGCGCGCAAGTACCTGGAAACCCTGGGGCTGGCCGACAAAATCAAGATAGAAGGGCTGGGTTATTCAACCATGAAGGCCTTGTCCTATGGCCAGCAAAAGCGCCTGGCGCTGGTGTGTGCCTACATGGAAGACCGCTCGGTCTACGTACTGGACGAATGGGCTGCCGACCAGGATCCGCCGTTCAAGAAATTTTTCTACGAAGAATTGCTGCCCGACCTCAAGCGTCGCGGCAAGACCGTGCTGATCATTACCCATGACGATCAGTACTTCCAACTGGCCGATCGGATCATCAAGTTGGCCGATGGGCAAATCGTTTCCGATATCAACTGCGCCCTCCGCGACAAGCGAGCCTGA